A window of Pedobacter lusitanus contains these coding sequences:
- the rpiB gene encoding ribose 5-phosphate isomerase B, translated as MSTQIKIAIGADHAGFAYKELLRDFLTDYEVQDFGTYSAASVDYPDFAHPVASAVENGDFNFGILICGSANGIAISANKHQGIRAAICWENELASLARMHNNANIICIPARFVTENLAKEMVITFLNTAFEGGRHAGRVDKISC; from the coding sequence ATGTCTACACAAATAAAAATCGCTATCGGAGCTGACCATGCCGGCTTTGCCTATAAAGAATTATTAAGAGATTTTCTGACCGACTATGAAGTACAGGATTTCGGAACCTATTCGGCAGCTTCAGTCGATTATCCGGATTTTGCACATCCGGTGGCCTCAGCTGTGGAGAACGGAGATTTCAATTTTGGTATCCTGATTTGCGGAAGTGCCAACGGGATTGCTATTTCAGCAAATAAGCATCAGGGAATCAGAGCTGCAATCTGCTGGGAAAATGAACTGGCATCTTTGGCCAGAATGCATAACAACGCAAATATCATTTGTATCCCTGCTCGATTTGTGACCGAAAACCTGGCTAAAGAAATGGTAATTACATTTCTTAACACTGCATTTGAAGGAGGAAGACACGCAGGACGCGTAGATAAAATATCCTGTTAA
- the accC gene encoding acetyl-CoA carboxylase biotin carboxylase subunit: MFKKILIANRGEIALRIIRTCKEMGIKTVAVYSTADRESLHVRFADEAVCIGPPPSKDSYLSIPNIISAAELTNADAIHPGYGFLSENAKFSSVCRDYGIKFIGATPEQINSMGDKASAKETMKKAGVPTIPGSEGLLESVKEGIVLANQIGYPVILKATAGGGGRGMRVVWKDEDFENAWDSARQESGAAFGNDGLYLEKYIEDPRHIEIQIIGDQYGKACHLSERDCSIQRRHQKLVEEAPSPFMTPELRERMGEAAIKGATAVQYEGAGTIEFLVDKHRNFYFMEMNTRIQVEHPVTEEVINYDLIKEQIKVASGVPISGKNYLPNMHAIECRINAEDPFNNFRPCPGKITNFHSPGGHGVRVDTHVYAGYQIPSNYDSMIAKLICVAQTREEAISTMERALSEFVIEGVKTTIPFHLKLMKDPNFRAGNFTTKFMETFVFSE, encoded by the coding sequence ATGTTTAAAAAAATACTAATTGCCAACAGGGGCGAAATTGCGTTGCGTATTATTCGTACCTGTAAGGAAATGGGCATTAAAACTGTTGCGGTTTATTCAACTGCTGACAGGGAAAGTCTCCATGTTCGTTTCGCGGATGAAGCTGTTTGTATAGGCCCTCCTCCGAGTAAAGATTCATATTTAAGTATCCCGAATATTATATCCGCTGCAGAATTAACCAATGCTGATGCAATTCATCCTGGCTACGGATTTTTATCTGAGAATGCTAAATTCTCTTCTGTTTGCAGAGACTATGGAATTAAGTTCATTGGTGCTACACCTGAGCAAATCAATTCCATGGGTGATAAAGCTTCAGCTAAAGAGACAATGAAAAAAGCTGGCGTTCCTACTATTCCAGGTTCTGAAGGATTGCTGGAAAGCGTAAAAGAAGGTATTGTTTTAGCTAATCAGATTGGTTATCCTGTAATTCTTAAAGCAACTGCCGGTGGTGGTGGCCGTGGAATGCGTGTGGTATGGAAAGATGAAGATTTTGAGAACGCATGGGATAGTGCAAGACAGGAATCCGGTGCAGCTTTTGGAAATGACGGTTTATACTTAGAAAAATATATCGAAGATCCACGCCACATTGAAATCCAGATTATTGGTGATCAGTATGGTAAAGCCTGTCACTTATCTGAACGTGACTGTTCTATTCAGCGTCGTCACCAGAAATTAGTAGAAGAAGCTCCATCTCCTTTCATGACTCCGGAATTGAGAGAACGTATGGGTGAAGCTGCTATTAAAGGTGCCACTGCCGTACAATACGAAGGAGCCGGAACTATAGAATTCCTGGTTGATAAACACCGTAACTTCTATTTCATGGAAATGAATACCCGTATCCAGGTAGAGCACCCGGTTACTGAAGAGGTAATCAACTATGACTTAATTAAAGAACAGATTAAAGTTGCTTCCGGTGTTCCTATTTCCGGTAAAAACTATCTTCCAAATATGCATGCTATTGAATGCAGAATCAATGCGGAAGATCCCTTCAACAATTTCAGACCTTGTCCTGGAAAAATCACTAATTTCCATTCTCCGGGTGGACACGGTGTAAGGGTTGATACACATGTTTATGCAGGTTATCAGATCCCTTCCAACTATGATTCAATGATCGCTAAACTAATCTGTGTTGCACAAACACGTGAAGAAGCCATCAGCACCATGGAGCGTGCCTTAAGCGAGTTTGTAATTGAAGGTGTAAAAACAACAATTCCTTTCCACCTGAAATTAATGAAAGACCCTAACTTCAGAGCCGGGAATTTCACTACTAAATTCATGGAAACTTTTGTTTTTTCAGAATAG
- the tatC gene encoding twin-arginine translocase subunit TatC gives MSDNKAQDLIEAVKNKGKNLESEMSFFDHIDVLRKHLLRALLAIVIFTGLAFWFYDFLFNTIIMGPKSPDFWTYRMMCKLVNIFPSLGSDFCITEIKGKIINTEMAGQFTLQINSCIMTGIVFGIPYILFELWLFIKPALHEKEKKAASGFVFFSSVLFLIGVCFGYFIICPLSINFLTNFSVSPMIENTFTIDSYLSSVATLTIGTGIIFELPVVIYILSVFGIMTPAFMRASRRYAIVIILIIAAVVTPTPDMMTMLVVAFPLFILYELSIFISAKIERRKNKELYGTTKGNN, from the coding sequence ATGAGTGATAATAAAGCGCAGGACCTTATAGAGGCCGTTAAGAATAAAGGAAAGAATCTGGAATCCGAAATGTCTTTCTTTGACCATATTGATGTATTAAGAAAACACTTGCTCAGGGCATTACTTGCCATTGTAATTTTTACCGGTTTAGCATTCTGGTTTTACGATTTCCTCTTTAACACAATCATTATGGGCCCTAAGAGCCCCGATTTCTGGACTTACCGGATGATGTGTAAACTGGTTAATATTTTTCCATCGCTCGGATCAGACTTCTGTATTACTGAAATAAAAGGTAAGATTATCAATACAGAAATGGCTGGTCAGTTTACTTTACAGATCAATTCCTGTATTATGACCGGGATTGTTTTTGGTATTCCTTATATCCTTTTTGAACTCTGGTTATTTATCAAACCTGCCCTTCATGAGAAAGAAAAGAAGGCAGCAAGCGGATTTGTATTCTTTTCTTCTGTATTATTTCTGATAGGTGTATGTTTCGGCTACTTTATCATCTGTCCGTTATCAATTAATTTCCTGACCAATTTCTCGGTAAGTCCGATGATTGAAAATACGTTTACTATAGACTCGTATTTATCATCAGTCGCGACTTTAACTATAGGAACGGGGATAATATTTGAATTACCTGTTGTGATTTATATCCTCTCTGTATTTGGTATTATGACCCCTGCGTTTATGCGTGCCAGCCGGAGATATGCTATCGTGATCATCCTGATTATCGCAGCTGTGGTTACCCCTACTCCGGATATGATGACGATGCTTGTAGTGGCATTCCCGCTCTTCATTTTATATGAACTGAGTATATTCATCTCTGCTAAAATTGAGCGCAGAAAAAACAAGGAACTTTACGGTACTACTAAAGGCAATAATTAA